The sequence ACTTGAGACCTTGTAGGCCTAAGAGTTGGGGACGCATTGGTGCATAAGAGAGCGACATTTAGTATCACCATAGCCTCCCCTGAAGAATACTCTGACCCCAATTCTGGATCAACCACCTCGGAAAGACTTCCTCTCTCTTGCAAAACATAGGCCTGGCAGAATCCCAGATAAATCCAAATAAGGATGCTATAATATATTCAAAATGGTAAAATGAGTATAAGAAGTTCAGCAGAAATAAAGAACGACAAAAGCAGATATATGTTTGTCCATCTAAAAATTGTCTTCGgcagatacaaaaaaaaatgttgtttacCAGGTTGAATAGTTTGCGAATTTGACGAAACATTACAAGCAACGATGAAAAATTGACAAGAAACATAAGAATAGCTAGTTCACTTACATATACTATGTGATGTTTTCCGATGAGCATTAAACCAATAATAGcatcaaatattttacaaatgCTTCTGATGGAAGGAAGAAATTAACTCACCAAATAGAGCACGGGACCGGCAATTGTTTTCCATGTACTCGTACACAAGCATTAATTGGTTTCCTCCAACACAACATCCATACAACTTTACAAGGATTTGGATGTTGCAGTGCAGATATCGTTCCTATCTCATTCACAAATTCATGGTTTCCTTGCTTAGATTTTGAGGAAAGCAGCATCACTGCAATCACAGTTCCATCTGATAATGAACCCTGCATTCAATAATGGAAAGTTCCCACCTCAAACTTATGGCTAACAATTAATAATTTGCTCTGCTGTCATTATTTTCTGTTCTACATCTAAAACTAGAAAGAATCCAAAGAGTTTATAGAGAACATTTGACCTATTGCTACAGCTATTTTTCCACTGCAAACTTATATAGTGTAGTAAGGACAGATGAGAGAAAACATTACATATTCAGTTACCTTGAAAACAGAAGCAAAATCACCCTCCCCGACATTGTTTGCTGCATCGAAGTTCTTGGTAGCAGCTTTCATCTGTTTTAGTGTGAAAAGTCCTGTTTGAAGATCTAGATCCCTAAGCTCTGCCAGACAGCAATTTTGGATGTCAGAGAATATTCAAATGTTCATCAAAAAAGTTCTGTTTTGTTTTCAGTatcttaaaaagaatattaaacaGAGTAATTCTAGTTGACAGGAAAATGTTGAAGAGCTAGCGAAttcatagaaaatatttttaaatcttcaaagaaaatataatgagAATTGAGTAGTTAATTTTGCAGTCCAAGTATAGATGCCAAAgaactttctattttttgttcCCCTTTTACAAGGAGCCCAAAAGAAATACCAATGTCTCTATCTGCAGAGAGTTTGCCACCAAGCCAGCCATTTCTCTAAATGACACCTAGTACTAGAAGGGCAACAGAAACTGCTCCAGCTACCGTCCCAGTTTCTATGGCTACCACATTCCAGTTTCTACACCTAGTACTAGAGAATGTAACACACTAGCTACAAATGTATCACTTAATTGGATGGTCTACAGCACAGTTAAAAAGTTTTTCTCGTAAGGTAGTAGAAGTAGAAGAACTCCAACTCACAATGTTTCTATGGATTCCATATTACACAGTGGCGGGAAAGAAGACCCTCTTTCTGTTAAGTCACCAATCTCCTCCTACGAGtatcataaaacataaaatcatgCTGTCATAAACACATTATTtacacataaaaacaaaattcagatGTTCTGGTTGCTTACAAATCACTTAGTCTGGTCAAGGAAGCAGTGCTAGAAGATATAGTCCCCTCAAGAGAGGAAGCTTGTATATGACTGTAATACAAATAGAACAACAAAAGTATCCATcagttatcaaaaaaattaagacaaaaaGAAAGGGTGGATTATAAAGAGGTTAAGGTAGGAAACTCACAGTTTCTGAACCTGTGTTCATTTACTGATGAAAGCAGGTAACTTCCCTGAGAAATTATTATCATTCATCCTCCTAAAAGATGTCAAAGAAATACAAACTCAGAGTTTTTGTAAGTAATATTGTTTACcataaaatttagataaaaagatGAACAACATTACActtatgaaaaacaatatttgaaagAATTCCATTAACATTATTTCCACTGAATTTGATCCATGTGCATGGTTGAATTATCAGCATAGAAGATTCAAAGATCTAAACAATCTCGGAAAGTTAAATATGAGATTTTTTCTCATCAAAACCAGCTACGTTTCCTGTGCTTATAGAGGATGATTATATATCTGTTGGGGAAAACCACCCAGCCGAGGTAAATCCAAGGATAAAGACATGAAAAATGATGAGTAATCAATGCTTTATGGGTTCATAGACTTGTGAATTCGATTGAAcgacacacacaaaaaagaaaaagtgtcTGCTTACATATCTGTCAAGTTGACCAACTTGCCAAGTTCTGCAGGCATAGTATGAGTAATATTATATGATACAAGATCTATAaacaataaacatgaaaaagaagaaaagtattACAGTTTCTGTAAATTGATCAGTTTTCGAATATCAGGTGGCATGGGTCCTGAAAAATCATTTCCTAAACAGTCTGAATGATTCAAAATCCGTACTTAAAGCCTCTAAATCCTAGCCAGGACAGATCAATGTGCCAACATTTCATGATGAACTATTCACATTGTCCTCGTTACTGCTCCTCTAAGTGCAAGGTACCCCATTGGGGAGGTACAAAACCAGTGAATAGAAAACGGGTAAGGTCCATTTTACCATTTTACTGTATGCAATGATTACTCTCATGAAACCACCCTGCAAACTTTGTCACTTTCTGCTTTATTTATTCACACTAACTATTCAACGTGTTCACATTACACTGCTTTAATTCCTTGAGTCTaatgaattaatgaaaattaatgaagataGAAACTCCAAAGAAAATCACTCGGCCAGAAATAACATACTTCAGTACTCGTGTCAGCAGCTAGCATGGATAAAACTATCTCCTTCCTTATAAACGAGGGCTCTAGCATCGCTTTCATCTAGCACACTGTAACTTGCAGATCTGTTTGGCTTTTCCACTTGCTCTGTCAGACCACAATTTTGGATGTCAAAGAGAATACTCATAAGTTGATAGAAAAAGTTATGTTCTGTTTTCAGCATCTACAAGAGAATATTAAACAGAGCAATTCTAGTCGACAGGAATTGTTGAAGAGTTAGCAATTCAtagacaatatttttaaatcttcaaagaaaaatataatgagAATTGAGTAATTAATCTGGTAGTCTAAGTAGAGCTGCCAAAGAGCTTGTTATTTTCAATATGAAGATAGTAGACAAGTTAAAACAATTTCctaccaacaaaaaataaaataaaataaaataacagagGAATCAATAAATAAGAGAAGGAAGTTTTTAAGGTTGGGATGATAACAGCAAAATGAGGAGCGTAAACGCAAAGGTCTAATAAGAGAAAACCTTGTTGTAGTTGAATTTGGCTAAAATGTGTTGTTGCTCTCTAAACCTAATTAATACAGagagattgagagagagagagagagaggtaggAATTCATGAGAGAGGGAAGAGAGGGatattgagagagagaaaaggaggaaTTAAAGCATCTACTTGCTTACCCGTAATTCATTATTTATAGTAAGGGGCATTGTCGTCTCATCCCCAGCCAATTCTACAAAGGGCAATGTTATAGATGTCATTAAGTGGACACGTAGCTTAAGGTTAATTcattaaatccaattaaaacaacattgcttacttttaatttaatattatttcaagggCACTGTCCCCACTCATCCTTTAACCAACTTTAAAAAGGGACGAAGGACATCCTTAGCGTTAGGATGCTCGCCATTTTCAAGCAACGAAAGACAAATTCCCATCCTCTTCAGCTTCTCACAATTCCTTACTTGAATTAATTGGAGAGAATCGCAAATCAGTTTTGCACTGCAAATGCTTTTCAGTTCTGGTAATCTAATCAATTGCAGAAATATTAACTTGGGGAGTTTGAGATCGGTGCTGCTTTCTTCACCCATAACCCCTTCTTCATCTGATCTTGTTCCacctattatctcctccattttctcGCAATTTCTTACGTCAATTGCTCCGATAGAATCGCAAATCAGTTTTGCACTACAAATCCTTTTCAGTTCTGGTAATCCCTCCAATGCCAACATCGTTAACTTTGGGAGTTTGAATTCGATATTGCTGCTGCTGGTTTCTTCACCCATAACCCCCTCTTCATCTGGTCTTGTTCCacctattatctcctccatcTTCTCACAGTCAGAAACTCTAATATTTTCGAGGTTTACGAGGCTTGGCAGCAAGACAAGAGGGAACAACTTCTTCATGCTCTTACAACCAGAACAATTAAACCGTTTAAGACCAGAAAATATACCGTTGTAAGATGGAGATGGTAGTGGAGCAGAGCGGaaccaagaagatgaaaccAAGCTCTCCATGCTATAGCAACTAAAAATCTTGATAACCTCCAGATCAGTTGCATACTTTATTTGAGAGGAAACATCGCATAAACTTGTtgcatcatcattattatcaaTAGTCAGTTGTTGAATGTCCTTTGGAAACATGACCTGAAAACCTCCATCTCTGTCGATACTCAAGTTAACCCAAACAATTGTTTTCCTTCTGCAaccatcataatcataatcataaccATAATGATACTTATCCAGTGGTCCTACAAGAATTTGGTATGTGGTTAGTGATTTGGTTTCATCCCGAGATTTGAGATACTCCACGTAGTCTGAGTAACCTTCAAAATGGCATACCAAACTTTCCAACTTCCTCAAGCATCCTACTTCCTTTCCTTTAACTGTTACCGGAGCAGGTTGTCCTCTTCTATTATCTTTGGTAGCAGGAGGAATCCACTCCTCCAATACAAAGACTTGCAGGTGAGAGAGCTTAGGTAACAACCCACTAGGAAACTCCTTTTCACCACATCCATTCATTCTAAGATACCTCAGGTTGCATAGACATTCCATGCCTTGAGGAATCTTTTCAAGTGCCCGAGTACCAGAGAGATCTAACCTCTTCAGTGCCCTGAGCTTTTCTAATGACGGTACATGCCTTAACATCTTACAATCAATGAGCAGTAATGCAGTGAGACTCACCAATTCAGAGACAGAATCAGGTAGTTTTGTAATACCTGTACGAGACAGATCAAGAACCTTGAGCCCATGCAACTGCTCAAAAAATGAATCTGCAATAAATTGCAACTGTGAATTGTCGCATAACAATAGAGTTGAAAGGCTGGGACACCTCGGTGAATGCGTGGAAGGAATTTCTTCAATCTGGTTATGCATCAGTGAAACTCTAGTAAGATTCTCTGTCCACTCCTCTGCACCCGGCACTTCTCTTAACCGTGCACCTGCTTTAACCATGCCTTGAGAGTTCTCTTGCAGTATTTGGATGGCCATATCCCTAatcaagtcatgcatcttgacaCATCTATCACCATACATGTTTTTAGCACCTTCCAATAGGCAGACACTTTCAAGTCTATTAAGCATAGTGTGGCCCTCGTCAACTGCTTCTTGCCTGCTCTCCACTCTTTCAATTACCCCCTCATCGATCAAATAATCTATCAACTCCTTCCTTACAATCTCATGATCTTCAGGAAATAATGCACAGTTTAAGAGACACTGTTGTAGTGCTAAATCATGTAACTGGTCATAACTAAACCTCAACAACCGGAATACCTTATCTTCCATGTCCCTACATtttgattctttcaatttcttcaatgtaTTCCTCCACTCATGTAGGTCATCCACCCTCCTCAAGCTTCCTGCGATTGTAATAATGCCCAATGGCAAACCAGCACATTCCCTTGCAATATCTACTGCAATTCGTTTCACTTCTTGGCAAAATGTTATGCCATGTCCAAGTTTTTCCTTGAACAAATCCCAAGCTTCACTCTCCGAAAGTGgcttcactttgatttttttttggctatcCATCCGTTGACAAACCCTTTCAGATCGAGTTGTCATAATCAGCTTGCATCCTTTTACCGGGTCAGGAATTCCCACTTCGTGTAGCTCAAAAGTgttccacaaatcatctaaaattagaatccatttttgttttttccttagttCCTTCGACAATTTGACAGCTCTACGCAGATCATCATCTTCACTTGAAAGATCAAATCTAAGACATTTAGCAATAAGATTTTGCAATCTTTCAATGCTGAAATCTCGAGACACGGTCACCCAGTAAAC is a genomic window of Populus trichocarpa isolate Nisqually-1 unplaced genomic scaffold, P.trichocarpa_v4.1 scaffold_25, whole genome shotgun sequence containing:
- the LOC18107931 gene encoding probable disease resistance protein At4g27220, which gives rise to MARQKDRFWDHVEKLDDGRFNCTFCGFKFAVATSISRIKWHLSGEEGHGVAVCGQVPQQVQEAAFLDMLHCSKRHKGIASSSNFNDNPISTTPQEQNNEVDKLAGDAGTIQAPDTMVQALGRFLEEINEMVMEDDIENGTGGVVQPGVGASSSGGLTGNTNETPGDPLPTSSTKLVGRAFEQNTNLIWSWLMDDEVSTIGIYGMGGVGKTTMMKHIHNKLLERLGISHCVYWVTVSRDFSIERLQNLIAKCLRFDLSSEDDDLRRAVKLSKELRKKQKWILILDDLWNTFELHEVGIPDPVKGCKLIMTTRSERVCQRMDSQKKIKVKPLSESEAWDLFKEKLGHGITFCQEVKRIAVDIARECAGLPLGIITIAGSLRRVDDLHEWRNTLKKLKESKCRDMEDKVFRLLRFSYDQLHDLALQQCLLNCALFPEDHEIVRKELIDYLIDEGVIERVESRQEAVDEGHTMLNRLESVCLLEGAKNMYGDRCVKMHDLIRDMAIQILQENSQGMVKAGARLREVPGAEEWTENLTRVSLMHNQIEEIPSTHSPRCPSLSTLLLCDNSQLQFIADSFFEQLHGLKVLDLSRTGITKLPDSVSELVSLTALLLIDCKMLRHVPSLEKLRALKRLDLSGTRALEKIPQGMECLCNLRYLRMNGCGEKEFPSGLLPKLSHLQVFVLEEWIPPATKDNRRGQPAPVTVKGKEVGCLRKLESLVCHFEGYSDYVEYLKSRDETKSLTTYQILVGPLDKYHYGYDYDYDGCRRKTIVWVNLSIDRDGGFQVMFPKDIQQLTIDNNDDATSLCDVSSQIKYATDLEVIKIFSCYSMESLVSSSWFRSAPLPSPSYNGIFSGLKRFNCSGCKSMKKLFPLVLLPSLVNLENIRVSDCEKMEEIIGGTRPDEEGVMGEETSSSNIEFKLPKLTMLALEGLPELKRICSAKLICDSIGAIDVRNCEKMEEIIGGTRSDEEGVMGEESSTDLKLPKLIFLQLIRLPELKSICSAKLICDSLQLIQVRNCEKLKRMGICLSLLENGEHPNAKDVLRPFLKLVKG